A stretch of Campylobacter volucris DNA encodes these proteins:
- the rseP gene encoding RIP metalloprotease RseP, with protein MKSYLFLFIILAIGFKFYSFNFLITLFIISFLIFFHELGHFLAAKHMKVDVEIFSIGFGKAIFSKTYKNTQYRLSALPFGGYVKLKGQDDLNPSQKNYEQNSYTILSPLKKIYILFAGPFFNFILAFFLYIIIAFLGVQKLAPIIGNIAPDSAASKANLQVGDKIISIDGVKITNFEQISKLVHTKEISIVIDRNKELINIKLIPQIAQGYNEFYQKVQKPLIGIAPKNEFTTIYHQGISSISYAFNESLEASLLIFKGLAKIISGELDAKNMGGIITMVDVTSKAANSGLVVLFLITALISINLGVLNLLPIPALDGGHILFNLYELIFKKEVPKVCFEYLSYFGMALLLTLMVFVTYNDIMRFMNN; from the coding sequence TTGAAATCGTATTTGTTTTTATTTATTATTTTAGCAATTGGTTTTAAATTTTATTCTTTTAATTTTTTAATCACACTTTTTATTATATCTTTTTTGATTTTTTTTCACGAATTGGGACATTTTTTAGCTGCTAAACATATGAAAGTTGATGTAGAAATTTTTAGCATAGGTTTTGGTAAGGCTATTTTTTCTAAAACTTATAAAAATACACAATATCGCTTATCAGCACTTCCTTTTGGAGGATATGTAAAACTCAAAGGTCAAGATGATTTAAACCCAAGCCAAAAAAATTATGAACAAAATAGCTATACAATCCTTAGTCCTTTAAAAAAAATATATATATTATTTGCAGGACCTTTTTTTAATTTTATCTTAGCTTTTTTTCTATACATCATTATAGCCTTTCTTGGTGTACAAAAATTAGCTCCTATCATAGGAAATATTGCTCCAGATTCAGCAGCTAGTAAAGCAAATTTACAAGTTGGAGATAAAATCATTTCTATTGATGGGGTAAAAATTACAAATTTTGAACAAATATCTAAATTAGTCCATACAAAAGAAATATCAATAGTCATAGACAGAAATAAAGAACTTATAAATATCAAACTAATACCACAAATTGCTCAAGGATATAATGAGTTTTATCAAAAAGTCCAAAAGCCACTAATAGGCATAGCACCAAAAAACGAATTTACAACCATTTACCATCAAGGAATTTCTAGTATTTCATATGCTTTTAATGAAAGCTTAGAAGCATCTTTGCTTATATTTAAAGGCTTGGCAAAGATTATTAGTGGAGAATTAGACGCTAAAAATATGGGTGGAATTATCACCATGGTAGATGTAACTTCTAAAGCAGCTAATAGTGGGTTAGTTGTGTTATTTTTAATTACAGCTTTAATATCTATCAATCTTGGAGTATTAAATTTATTACCCATTCCAGCTTTAGATGGCGGACATATACTTTTTAATCTTTATGAGTTAATTTTCAAAAAAGAAGTTCCAAAAGTATGCTTTGAATATCTTAGTTATTTTGGAATGGCTTTACTTTTAACATTGATGGTGTTTGTTACCTATAACGATATTATGCGTTTTATGAATAATTAA
- the dapA gene encoding 4-hydroxy-tetrahydrodipicolinate synthase gives MDKNVIIGAMTALITPFKNGKLDEQTYHKLIKRQINNGIDAVVPVGTTGESATLTHEEHRICIEIALDACKGSNVKVLAGAGSNATHEAVDLAKFARDNGADGILSVTPYYNKPTQEGLYLHYKEIAKNVDIPILLYNVPGRTGCELQTETIIKLFRDCENIYGVKEASGSIDKCVDLLAHEPKMMLLSGEDAINYPILSNGGKGVISVTSNLLPDMISKLTHLALDEKFTEAKKINDELYNINKILFCESNPIPIKAAMYIAGLIPTLEYRLPLCKPSDCNLAKIETIMKNYNIKGF, from the coding sequence ATGGATAAAAATGTCATTATAGGCGCAATGACTGCGTTGATTACACCCTTTAAAAATGGAAAATTAGATGAGCAAACTTATCATAAGCTTATAAAAAGACAAATAAACAATGGAATTGATGCTGTAGTTCCTGTTGGAACAACTGGAGAAAGCGCAACACTAACTCATGAAGAACACAGAATTTGCATAGAAATAGCTTTAGATGCTTGCAAAGGAAGCAATGTTAAGGTTTTAGCAGGAGCTGGATCTAATGCTACTCACGAAGCAGTAGATTTAGCCAAATTCGCAAGAGATAACGGCGCAGATGGAATTTTAAGTGTAACTCCTTATTATAATAAACCAACTCAAGAAGGCTTGTATCTTCATTATAAAGAAATAGCTAAAAATGTTGATATTCCTATTCTTTTGTATAATGTGCCAGGTAGAACTGGATGTGAGTTACAAACTGAAACTATAATAAAATTATTTAGAGATTGTGAAAATATCTATGGAGTAAAAGAAGCTAGTGGAAGCATCGATAAATGTGTTGATTTATTAGCGCATGAACCAAAAATGATGCTTTTAAGCGGGGAAGATGCTATTAACTATCCTATACTTTCTAATGGCGGAAAAGGAGTGATTTCAGTAACTTCAAATTTACTTCCTGATATGATTTCAAAACTTACCCATTTAGCTTTAGATGAAAAATTTACAGAAGCTAAAAAAATTAATGATGAGTTGTATAATATCAATAAAATTTTATTTTGCGAAAGCAATCCTATACCTATTAAAGCAGCTATGTATATAGCAGGTTTAATTCCTACTTTAGAGTATCGCTTACCACTTTGTAAGCCTAGTGATTGCAATTTAGCAAAAATAGAAACAATAATGAAAAACTACAATATAAAAGGATTTTAA
- a CDS encoding inverse autotransporter beta-barrel domain-containing protein: MKKILACCVMFGISFGTNLEDSLNVDENISLKKENKEVSKQVFFQKPKEYKQETTDLNTFASKSLGNVLNLSSNDTTESNVDYNALNISIKSINTLLDYENSTLLLEKQARFSQDEHAYSLGLINRYDFDQFKLGFNVFNDQYSEASAKKSFGTEVQFSDFFKAYANRYDVQENNSDDSTELGVVIDVPYFKIVNINTNIKETQKQYNITYSPFSLIDLSVNYQDEQIAKDQTSMWVKIKLSYEQNLIKQLYQGWYQKSNITDFKRYGFATRSY, translated from the coding sequence ATGAAGAAAATATTAGCTTGTTGTGTAATGTTTGGTATATCTTTTGGCACAAATTTGGAAGATAGTTTAAATGTGGATGAAAATATAAGTTTAAAAAAAGAAAATAAAGAAGTTTCAAAACAAGTTTTTTTTCAAAAACCTAAAGAATATAAACAAGAAACAACAGATTTAAATACTTTTGCTTCAAAATCTTTAGGGAATGTTTTAAATTTAAGCTCTAATGACACAACTGAGTCTAATGTGGATTATAATGCTTTAAATATAAGCATTAAAAGTATTAATACTTTACTAGATTATGAAAATTCGACTTTATTATTAGAAAAACAAGCAAGATTTAGTCAAGATGAACATGCTTATTCTTTAGGACTTATTAATCGTTATGATTTTGATCAATTTAAATTAGGTTTTAATGTTTTTAATGATCAATATAGCGAAGCTAGTGCAAAGAAAAGTTTTGGAACAGAAGTGCAATTTAGTGATTTTTTCAAAGCTTATGCAAATCGTTATGATGTGCAAGAAAACAATAGTGATGATAGTACAGAACTTGGAGTTGTCATTGATGTGCCTTATTTTAAAATAGTAAATATCAATACAAATATAAAAGAAACTCAAAAACAATACAATATTACTTATTCCCCGTTTTCTTTGATAGATTTGTCTGTAAATTATCAAGATGAACAAATAGCAAAAGATCAAACTTCGATGTGGGTAAAGATCAAACTAAGTTATGAGCAAAATTTGATCAAACAGCTCTATCAAGGATGGTATCAAAAAAGTAATATTACCGATTTTAAAAGATATGGTTTTGCTACTAGAAGTTATTAA
- a CDS encoding quinone-dependent dihydroorotate dehydrogenase, whose translation MSYENIKPLLYKLDPETAHGVVEFSMRGIDCIFPGAMSFFAKDCIYNNEILHQKIFNLNFYNPVGLAGGFDKNATMIRPLSALGFGFLEYGTFTPKAQKGNEKPRLFRLIEQESIQNAMGFNNKGKDYIAQKVKKVYPFNIPLIANIGKNKHTSNDDAINDYLILIKDFKDLCDMFVINISSPNTKNLRDLQSENFINTLFTQAKELTAKPIILKIAPDMDMDSAISLCKSAIAAKADAIIMANTSIDYSLIDNMRNFGGISGKLITQKSATFFKEVAKEIYKDTILIACGGIDSAELAYERIKNGASLVQIYTALIFKGPMIVKEINKNLAELLKQDGFHHISQAIGVNFK comes from the coding sequence ATAAGTTATGAAAATATAAAACCATTGCTTTATAAACTTGATCCAGAAACAGCCCATGGCGTGGTTGAATTTAGTATGCGTGGAATTGATTGTATCTTTCCAGGGGCTATGAGTTTTTTTGCAAAAGATTGTATTTACAACAATGAGATACTTCATCAAAAAATTTTTAATCTAAATTTTTACAACCCTGTGGGTTTAGCAGGTGGTTTTGATAAAAACGCTACGATGATTAGGCCTTTAAGTGCTTTAGGATTTGGATTTTTAGAATATGGCACCTTTACACCAAAAGCCCAAAAAGGCAATGAAAAACCAAGGCTTTTTAGATTAATTGAACAAGAAAGCATACAAAATGCAATGGGTTTTAATAATAAAGGTAAAGATTATATTGCTCAAAAAGTTAAAAAAGTATATCCTTTTAATATTCCATTAATCGCAAATATAGGAAAAAATAAACACACTTCAAACGATGATGCTATCAATGATTATCTAATTTTGATAAAAGATTTTAAAGACTTATGTGATATGTTTGTCATTAATATATCATCGCCAAATACTAAAAATTTAAGAGATTTACAAAGTGAAAATTTCATCAATACTCTTTTTACTCAAGCAAAAGAACTTACTGCTAAACCTATTATATTAAAAATTGCTCCTGATATGGATATGGATAGTGCTATATCACTTTGCAAAAGCGCAATTGCTGCAAAAGCAGATGCTATCATAATGGCAAATACTAGTATTGATTATTCTTTGATTGATAATATGCGTAATTTTGGCGGAATTAGCGGGAAATTAATCACGCAAAAAAGTGCTACATTTTTTAAAGAAGTGGCAAAAGAAATTTATAAAGATACCATCTTAATAGCTTGTGGTGGTATTGATAGTGCTGAACTTGCCTATGAGCGTATTAAAAATGGAGCTAGTTTAGTCCAAATTTATACAGCTTTAATTTTTAAAGGACCAATGATAGTAAAAGAAATCAATAAAAATTTAGCAGAACTTTTAAAACAAGATGGTTTTCATCATATTTCTCAAGCTATAGGGGTTAATTTTAAATGA
- the mnmC gene encoding bifunctional tRNA (5-methylaminomethyl-2-thiouridine)(34)-methyltransferase MnmD/FAD-dependent 5-carboxymethylaminomethyl-2-thiouridine(34) oxidoreductase MnmC has translation MKQANIIIKENSSFSLDFQDYYFNSNDGLNESKFIYTQAFEFNTNQTIIAELGFGIGLNFFLTLRRFLEQKQTNQKLFYVSFENFYIEKEKLRQIYKNLGFYEEFKIELEQFLAYYPPCKDGIYRFYFNGCFLDLVFGQASEKLKQMNFQADIWYLDGFAPSKNQDMFDETIMQYVAKNSKIGAKILTFSAASLLKKSLEKYNFIVKKIKGFKKREMIQAIFDGYEFDDTQAYFNTPSLDKKVKKIAIIGAGIAGASLAYELSLRNCEVDVFEKEDDIAKGASGNINGILSSLILKPNVLLGDFSQYAFIEASRFYQQILKLMPNGVYEFAHNDLMQERFVSQKDNVLFYIENNKAFLKDGMCIEPKEVVKKLFEKSNARIFLNHEFVDYIYENDQFILNFKNTPIYAQYDVLIYAQGADVKDFIDYSHLNLSKVRGQCTHLKPFLNTPYALSSKAYICPVNTRLDMQLIGASYDRLNQNPQSQIEDDMQNLNNIKEFLNSKDDLKIIGSKVGFRSYSSDRFAIVGQAYDEQFYKKHYQALLWQKNKKQIQPNAFVPLFFSIAHGSRAFASSIIASRVICSLIFNEPRIEKDFLYALHPARFLIRKLKKGLR, from the coding sequence ATGAAACAAGCTAATATCATTATAAAAGAAAATTCTTCTTTTTCTTTGGATTTTCAAGATTATTATTTTAATTCTAATGATGGATTAAATGAGAGTAAATTTATTTATACTCAAGCTTTTGAATTTAATACAAATCAAACTATTATCGCAGAATTAGGATTTGGTATAGGTTTAAATTTTTTTCTCACCTTGCGTCGATTTTTAGAGCAAAAACAAACCAATCAAAAACTTTTTTATGTAAGTTTTGAAAATTTTTATATAGAAAAAGAAAAATTAAGACAAATTTATAAAAATTTAGGATTTTATGAAGAATTTAAAATTGAACTAGAGCAATTTTTAGCTTATTATCCACCTTGTAAAGATGGAATTTACAGGTTTTATTTTAACGGATGTTTTTTGGATTTAGTTTTTGGTCAAGCTAGTGAAAAATTAAAACAAATGAATTTTCAAGCTGATATTTGGTATCTAGATGGTTTTGCACCTTCTAAAAATCAAGATATGTTTGATGAAACTATTATGCAATATGTGGCAAAAAATTCTAAAATTGGAGCAAAAATTTTAACTTTTTCTGCTGCTAGTTTGCTAAAAAAATCTTTAGAAAAATATAATTTTATTGTTAAAAAAATCAAAGGATTTAAAAAAAGAGAGATGATTCAAGCTATTTTTGATGGCTATGAATTTGATGATACGCAAGCTTATTTTAACACTCCTTCTTTGGATAAAAAAGTAAAAAAAATTGCGATTATAGGTGCTGGTATAGCTGGAGCAAGTTTAGCTTATGAGTTGAGTTTAAGAAATTGCGAAGTAGATGTTTTTGAAAAAGAAGATGATATAGCAAAAGGAGCTTCTGGAAATATTAATGGTATTTTAAGCTCTTTAATTTTAAAACCAAATGTTTTATTAGGAGATTTTTCTCAATATGCTTTTATAGAAGCTAGTAGATTTTATCAGCAAATTTTAAAGTTAATGCCTAATGGGGTTTATGAATTTGCTCATAATGATTTAATGCAAGAAAGATTTGTTTCTCAAAAAGATAATGTTTTATTTTATATAGAAAATAATAAAGCATTTTTAAAAGATGGTATGTGTATTGAGCCTAAAGAAGTGGTAAAAAAGCTATTTGAAAAAAGCAATGCTAGAATTTTTTTAAATCATGAATTTGTTGATTATATTTATGAAAATGATCAATTTATCTTAAATTTTAAAAACACTCCAATTTACGCTCAATATGATGTGTTAATTTATGCTCAAGGAGCTGATGTTAAAGATTTTATTGATTATTCTCATCTTAATTTAAGCAAGGTAAGAGGACAATGCACTCATTTAAAACCTTTTTTAAATACACCTTATGCACTTTCATCAAAAGCTTATATTTGCCCTGTTAATACAAGGTTAGATATGCAGCTAATTGGTGCAAGTTATGATAGATTAAATCAAAATCCACAAAGTCAAATAGAAGATGATATGCAAAATTTAAACAATATCAAAGAATTTTTAAATTCTAAAGATGATTTAAAAATCATAGGATCTAAGGTAGGTTTTAGATCTTATTCAAGTGATAGATTTGCTATTGTGGGACAAGCTTATGATGAACAATTTTATAAAAAACATTACCAAGCTTTATTATGGCAAAAAAATAAAAAACAAATTCAACCTAATGCTTTTGTGCCATTATTTTTTTCCATAGCTCATGGTTCAAGAGCATTTGCGAGTTCAATCATTGCTTCTAGGGTGATTTGTTCTTTAATTTTTAATGAGCCTAGAATAGAAAAAGATTTTTTATATGCTTTACATCCTGCTAGATTTTTAATTAGAAAGCTAAAAAAGGGCTTAAGATAA
- a CDS encoding ABC transporter ATP-binding protein has protein sequence MNKNYKEMKLKEVLSRFKPYYKEYWFYFALAILGMLLASGGTAASAYIIEPILNKIFIEKNIDLLYYMPLFVIVIYFLKNLGTYMQTYYISYVGMDILRRLRELVLNNILRLDMNFFQKHKSGELISRCTSDIGALQNIVSTIIPEILRESISTIGLLSVVIYQSPKLAFFALIVLPLAIIPLAIFAKKIKKIGRNTQEKNSDLIARLSEIFSNIELIKASNANNNEMQKFSKSNDEVCKFSLRGIRIEALSSPFMETMGSIGVAIVIIVGGKEVIEGNLTIGAFFSFLTALFLAYTPIKRLSSLFTRLQIAVAASERTFYLLDLEPKIKGGNHIINENIQNISFKNVSLSYYEDKLVLKDINFSFDKGEILALVGSSGGGKSSIINLLMYFYEKNSGEILINQKDISEFDITSLREHISLVTQNIYIFNDTIAQNIAYAKEYNEERIIEVLKQANAYEFVQDLGGIHMLLQEHGKNLSGGQKQRIAIARALYKNPQILIFDEATSALDNESEKAIVKTIEELKHNHLILIIAHRLSTIENADKIAVLDKGKIAAIGNDAYLMQNCEIYKKLKQKVQKNEKNSTKEN, from the coding sequence ATGAATAAAAATTATAAAGAAATGAAGCTCAAAGAAGTTTTGAGTCGTTTTAAGCCTTATTATAAAGAATATTGGTTTTATTTCGCATTAGCTATTTTAGGAATGCTTTTAGCTAGTGGAGGAACTGCTGCTAGTGCTTATATTATAGAGCCTATTTTAAATAAAATTTTCATAGAAAAAAATATTGATTTGCTTTATTATATGCCACTTTTTGTAATAGTGATTTATTTTTTAAAAAATCTTGGAACTTATATGCAAACTTATTATATTTCCTATGTTGGTATGGATATATTAAGAAGATTAAGAGAACTTGTTTTAAATAATATTTTGCGTTTAGATATGAATTTTTTTCAAAAACACAAAAGTGGGGAGCTAATTAGCAGATGTACTTCAGATATTGGTGCTTTGCAAAATATAGTCTCTACTATCATTCCAGAAATTTTACGAGAAAGCATTTCAACCATAGGACTTTTAAGTGTAGTAATTTATCAAAGTCCAAAATTAGCTTTTTTTGCCTTAATTGTGCTTCCACTTGCCATCATACCTCTTGCAATTTTTGCCAAAAAGATTAAAAAAATAGGTCGTAATACTCAAGAAAAAAATTCAGATTTAATTGCTAGACTTAGTGAAATTTTTTCTAATATAGAACTCATAAAAGCTTCTAATGCCAACAACAATGAAATGCAAAAATTTAGCAAAAGCAATGATGAAGTTTGCAAATTTTCCCTACGAGGAATTAGGATAGAAGCTCTTAGTAGTCCTTTTATGGAAACTATGGGATCAATTGGAGTTGCAATTGTAATTATCGTTGGTGGAAAAGAAGTCATAGAAGGCAATTTAACCATTGGTGCATTTTTTAGCTTTTTAACTGCACTATTTTTAGCTTACACCCCTATTAAAAGACTCTCATCTTTATTTACAAGGTTGCAAATTGCAGTTGCAGCAAGTGAGAGAACTTTTTATCTACTAGATTTAGAACCAAAAATCAAAGGTGGCAATCATATCATCAATGAAAACATTCAAAATATAAGTTTTAAAAATGTCTCTTTGAGCTATTATGAAGATAAATTAGTTTTAAAAGATATTAATTTTTCTTTTGATAAAGGAGAAATTTTAGCTTTAGTTGGATCAAGTGGCGGAGGAAAATCTTCAATTATTAATCTTTTGATGTATTTTTATGAAAAAAATAGCGGAGAAATTTTAATCAATCAAAAAGACATAAGTGAGTTTGATATAACAAGCTTAAGAGAGCATATTTCTTTAGTGACTCAAAATATTTATATTTTTAACGATACCATTGCTCAAAATATAGCTTATGCAAAAGAATACAACGAAGAAAGAATTATAGAAGTATTAAAACAAGCTAATGCTTATGAATTTGTTCAAGATCTTGGAGGAATTCATATGTTATTACAAGAGCATGGTAAAAATTTATCAGGTGGACAAAAACAACGCATAGCTATTGCAAGAGCTTTGTATAAAAACCCACAAATTTTAATTTTTGATGAAGCTACTTCAGCTTTAGATAATGAAAGTGAAAAAGCTATAGTAAAAACCATTGAAGAATTAAAACATAATCATTTAATACTTATTATCGCTCATAGGCTAAGCACCATAGAAAATGCTGATAAAATAGCTGTGCTTGATAAAGGCAAAATTGCTGCAATTGGTAATGATGCTTATTTAATGCAAAATTGTGAAATTTATAAAAAACTCAAACAAAAAGTCCAAAAGAATGAAAAAAACTCCACAAAAGAAAACTAA
- the pgsA gene encoding CDP-diacylglycerol--glycerol-3-phosphate 3-phosphatidyltransferase has translation MNLPNILAIVRILLAPLLFFLLITKFENIHQTWINYFACVIFSIAALTDFFDGYIARMWNQTTKFGSIIDPLADKMLMLAAFLGLLLTQRADPWMIYIILVREFFITGFRVIMISEQFDVSASFAGKVKTAFQIIAIMFLIMQWPFANILLFIALLLTLYSGFEYILAYYKHSQKKEKI, from the coding sequence ATGAATTTACCTAACATTCTAGCTATTGTAAGAATACTACTTGCACCGCTTTTATTTTTTTTACTCATTACAAAATTTGAAAATATCCATCAAACTTGGATAAATTATTTTGCTTGTGTGATATTTAGTATAGCAGCTTTGACTGATTTTTTTGATGGATATATAGCAAGAATGTGGAATCAAACAACTAAATTTGGTTCTATCATAGATCCGCTTGCTGATAAAATGTTAATGCTTGCTGCTTTTTTAGGATTATTATTAACCCAAAGGGCCGATCCTTGGATGATTTATATTATTTTAGTAAGAGAATTTTTTATCACAGGTTTTAGAGTAATCATGATAAGCGAACAATTTGATGTAAGTGCTTCTTTTGCTGGTAAAGTCAAAACCGCTTTTCAAATCATAGCTATAATGTTTTTAATCATGCAATGGCCATTTGCAAATATATTGCTTTTTATAGCGCTTTTACTAACGCTTTATTCTGGTTTTGAATATATATTAGCCTATTATAAACATAGTCAAAAAAAGGAAAAAATTTGA
- a CDS encoding M16 family metallopeptidase, with product MIEYKKITLENQLEIYAFPVNKKSGVISVDIFYKVGSRNEKMGKSGIAHMLEHLNFKSTKNLKAGEFDEIIKGFGGIDNASTGFDYTHYYIKCSNENLEKSLWLFAELMENLNLKDEEFQPERDVVLEERRWRTDNNPLGYLYFNLYNHAFLHHPYHWTPIGFFSDIQNWTIEDIKEFHQQFYQPKNAILLVSGDINEEEVFKLAKKYFSHIKNTKNIPLVFEKEPMQNGAKRIILHKESDAELLALAFKIPPFNHKDMPKLCALSELLGNGKSSLISEILIDKLSLINEFYAYASENIDENLFIFICVCNEGIKAIDVEKELWRILNDVKNSKFDDGVMEKIKNNVKSDFIFSLNNATSVANTYGSYLAKGDLKPLLDYEKNINLLTKEDLVQCAKKYFIENISTTIILKKEENG from the coding sequence ATGATAGAATATAAAAAAATTACTCTTGAAAATCAATTAGAAATTTATGCTTTTCCTGTCAATAAAAAAAGCGGGGTAATTAGTGTAGATATTTTTTATAAAGTTGGCTCAAGAAATGAAAAAATGGGAAAAAGCGGTATAGCTCATATGCTTGAGCATTTAAATTTCAAAAGCACTAAAAATTTAAAGGCTGGAGAATTCGATGAAATCATCAAAGGCTTTGGTGGGATAGACAATGCTAGTACGGGCTTTGATTATACACATTATTATATAAAATGTTCTAATGAAAATTTAGAAAAATCTTTATGGCTTTTTGCCGAATTAATGGAAAATTTAAATTTAAAAGATGAAGAATTTCAACCTGAAAGAGATGTAGTTTTAGAAGAAAGAAGATGGAGAACAGACAATAATCCTTTAGGATATTTATATTTTAATCTATACAATCATGCTTTTTTACATCATCCATATCACTGGACCCCTATAGGTTTTTTTAGCGATATTCAAAATTGGACTATAGAAGATATAAAAGAATTTCATCAGCAATTTTACCAACCTAAAAATGCTATTTTATTAGTCAGTGGAGATATTAACGAAGAAGAAGTTTTTAAACTTGCAAAAAAATATTTTTCCCATATAAAAAATACTAAAAATATTCCATTGGTTTTTGAAAAAGAACCTATGCAAAATGGAGCCAAACGAATCATTTTACACAAAGAAAGTGATGCAGAACTTTTAGCTCTTGCTTTTAAAATTCCACCTTTTAATCATAAAGATATGCCAAAACTTTGTGCGCTAAGTGAGCTTTTAGGAAACGGAAAAAGCTCTTTGATTAGTGAAATTTTAATTGATAAATTAAGCTTGATCAATGAATTTTATGCTTATGCTAGTGAAAATATTGATGAAAATTTATTTATTTTTATTTGCGTTTGTAATGAAGGTATTAAAGCTATAGATGTAGAAAAAGAACTTTGGAGAATTTTAAACGATGTTAAAAATTCTAAATTTGATGATGGAGTAATGGAAAAAATTAAAAATAATGTTAAAAGTGATTTTATTTTTTCACTAAATAATGCTACTTCAGTGGCAAATACCTATGGATCTTATCTTGCAAAAGGGGATTTAAAACCTTTGCTTGATTATGAGAAAAATATTAATTTACTCACTAAAGAAGATTTAGTTCAATGTGCTAAAAAATATTTCATAGAAAATATCTCCACAACCATCATTTTAAAAAAGGAAGAAAATGGATAA
- a CDS encoding enoyl-ACP reductase encodes MDNFFKNKTLVISGGTRGIGKAIVYEFAKAGANVAFTYNSNANLAQEIVQDLENNYKIKAKAYEFNILEPETYKELFEKIDVDFDRIDFFISNAIISGRAVVGGYTKFMKLKPRGINNIFTATVNAFVVGAQEAAKRMEKVGGGSILSISSTGNLVHIENYAGHGTAKAAVEAMARYAATELGAKNIRVNVVSGGPIDTDALKAFTNYEEVKNATINLSPLNRIGEPQDLAGACLFLCSNKANWITGHTLIVDGGTTFK; translated from the coding sequence ATGGATAATTTTTTTAAAAACAAAACTTTAGTAATTAGCGGTGGAACAAGAGGTATTGGTAAGGCTATAGTGTATGAATTTGCCAAAGCTGGGGCAAATGTAGCATTTACTTATAACTCAAATGCTAATTTAGCTCAAGAGATAGTTCAAGATTTGGAAAACAATTACAAAATCAAAGCAAAAGCTTATGAATTTAATATACTTGAACCAGAAACTTATAAAGAATTATTTGAAAAAATTGATGTTGATTTTGATAGAATCGATTTTTTCATTTCAAATGCTATCATTTCAGGTCGTGCAGTAGTTGGTGGATATACTAAATTTATGAAATTAAAACCTAGAGGAATTAACAATATCTTTACAGCTACAGTAAATGCTTTTGTAGTTGGAGCTCAAGAAGCAGCCAAAAGAATGGAAAAAGTTGGCGGTGGAAGCATTCTTTCTATCTCATCAACTGGAAATTTAGTTCATATAGAAAATTATGCAGGTCATGGAACCGCAAAAGCAGCAGTAGAAGCTATGGCAAGATATGCTGCAACTGAACTTGGCGCTAAAAATATCCGTGTTAATGTGGTTAGTGGTGGACCTATTGATACAGATGCATTAAAAGCTTTTACAAATTATGAAGAAGTGAAAAATGCAACAATCAATCTTAGTCCATTAAATCGTATCGGAGAACCTCAAGATCTTGCAGGAGCATGTTTATTTTTATGCTCTAATAAAGCAAATTGGATCACAGGTCATACCTTGATAGTCGATGGTGGTACCACTTTTAAATGA